A single region of the Bacteroidota bacterium genome encodes:
- a CDS encoding FkbM family methyltransferase — protein sequence MTAFTAELVKSIITNSNNKYETHQDGWFVSHNYFIREKQAAGNFWDKQIQKRTSKYYTSKNSVENTLYGLFRQATDIAAYEYLYNVLGDDYSKKRLIEVVTFRIMGPKYFRLSLENEAYNNFHVELNALQDKNQTLEVKYNNWKLYLYEFVFYNKPVKCYFTTMGIVTIFKVEQYAYKPQSIAVEDNDVVIDGGACWGDTALYFANKAENTKVFAFEFVPSNIELFNKNIALNQNTNIELVNLALSGESGKSYNIIDNGASSYFTEEKTDNSITISTTSIDDFVDTHKVTKLDFIKLDIEGAELDTLKGAINSIKKFRPKLAVAVYHNPVDFYEIPEFIIKLNLGYELYLDHFTPNNTETILFAKVKDAK from the coding sequence ATGACAGCATTTACTGCAGAACTGGTCAAAAGTATCATTACGAACAGCAATAATAAATACGAAACACACCAGGATGGCTGGTTTGTGAGTCACAATTATTTTATAAGGGAAAAGCAGGCGGCCGGTAATTTTTGGGATAAACAGATTCAGAAGCGAACATCAAAATACTACACAAGTAAAAATTCTGTTGAGAATACGCTTTACGGACTGTTCAGGCAGGCGACAGATATTGCAGCATACGAATATCTGTATAATGTCCTTGGGGATGACTACTCAAAAAAAAGATTAATAGAAGTAGTTACTTTCAGGATTATGGGACCAAAATATTTTCGTTTGAGCCTTGAAAATGAAGCATACAATAATTTTCATGTTGAATTGAATGCACTTCAGGATAAAAATCAGACACTAGAGGTAAAGTATAATAACTGGAAATTATATTTATACGAGTTTGTTTTCTATAATAAACCTGTGAAATGTTATTTCACAACTATGGGTATTGTTACAATATTTAAAGTGGAACAGTATGCTTATAAACCCCAATCCATTGCAGTAGAAGATAATGATGTAGTGATTGACGGGGGCGCCTGTTGGGGAGATACAGCACTATATTTTGCCAACAAAGCAGAAAACACAAAGGTTTTCGCATTTGAGTTTGTGCCATCCAACATTGAGCTTTTCAATAAAAATATTGCATTAAACCAAAATACCAATATTGAATTGGTAAATCTTGCGCTTTCGGGTGAATCCGGGAAAAGTTATAATATCATTGACAATGGTGCTTCAAGTTATTTTACGGAAGAAAAGACTGACAACAGCATAACCATCAGTACTACTTCAATTGATGATTTTGTGGACACTCATAAGGTTACAAAACTTGATTTTATTAAACTGGATATCGAGGGTGCCGAGCTGGACACATTAAAAGGTGCAATAAACTCAATAAAAAAATTCAGACCAAAACTCGCGGTGGCCGTGTATCATAATCCGGTTGATTTTTATGAAATTCCGGAGTTCATTATAAAACTTAATCTGGGATATGAACTGTATCTTGACCATTTCACACCAAATAATACAGAAACAATACTCTTTGCAAAAGTTAAAGATGCAAAATGA
- a CDS encoding glycosyltransferase family A protein produces MNHNASPHITVIIPCYNHGTFLPETLASVMSQDYRPFDVIIINDGSTDETTLKVLGQLATQERITVLNIENGGPSIARNQALKNAKGEYLALIDADDRMLPGFLSSSVRSILKLPEAAVVYGNYRHFGEKNNLMVQQAFDITRQLMYNQIALCVLMRKQALIDACGFDEYLSKLGLEDWDLWLTLYEKGWKFIHVNEILFEIRVNYASRTYEVANRNIDHLKSYIYNKHAMLLSQNYFNLYHEIKNIKKSFDFRIGNSILKIPRIIKRWICGKK; encoded by the coding sequence ATGAATCATAATGCATCACCGCATATAACTGTTATTATCCCGTGCTACAACCACGGCACTTTTCTTCCTGAAACATTGGCATCAGTTATGTCACAAGATTATCGGCCTTTTGATGTTATCATTATCAATGATGGCTCAACAGACGAAACAACACTGAAGGTACTTGGGCAACTAGCCACACAGGAGCGTATCACGGTGTTAAATATTGAAAATGGCGGACCCAGCATTGCGCGTAATCAGGCACTAAAAAATGCAAAAGGGGAGTACCTTGCTCTGATTGATGCCGATGACAGGATGCTCCCGGGCTTTCTCTCATCCTCGGTACGCAGCATACTTAAGCTCCCGGAAGCGGCAGTTGTTTATGGCAATTATCGCCACTTTGGTGAGAAAAATAATTTGATGGTGCAACAGGCATTTGATATCACCAGACAGCTAATGTACAATCAGATTGCCTTATGCGTTCTTATGAGAAAACAGGCATTAATTGATGCCTGTGGGTTTGATGAGTACCTTAGTAAGTTAGGCCTCGAAGATTGGGATCTGTGGCTGACATTGTACGAAAAAGGATGGAAATTTATTCATGTTAATGAAATATTGTTTGAAATACGGGTTAATTACGCTAGCCGAACATATGAAGTGGCAAATAGAAATATCGACCATCTAAAATCTTACATTTATAACAAGCATGCAATGCTACTGTCTCAGAATTATTTTAATTTATACCATGAAATCAAAAACATAAAAAAATCATTCGATTTCAGGATTGGCAACTCAATACTTAAAATTCCGCGAATAATTAAGAGGTGGATATGTGGAAAAAAATAG
- a CDS encoding acyltransferase has translation MSNILKIDIDDNRIYGLDILRCLAILFVVVGHGNLLLPKSISQYIEIIVFDGVSIFFVLSGYLIGGIFTKNLEKQGASFRSLFNFWKRRWYRTLPNYFLILIILTALSLIFADNITVRGINRYFFFSQNLYYAHPSWFFPEAWSLSVEEWFYLLIPIFIFGLAMLKVFNNKGSILFTALSILVVVTAFRMYRFYSMSEIGVNDWDLLFRKQVFTRLDSLMYGVIGAYIAFYRKELWLRYKLPLFLLGISILLFSQFSTPRLGFVMYTYVFSFSVNSLATLFLLPLLSDLSKGKGLLFKIVTYISLTSYSMYLIHLSLIQNWILKNIDMSSLAELGTILKYCIYWILTIVMSILIYKYYEVPMTKLRDKFAIKRR, from the coding sequence ATGAGTAATATACTGAAAATTGATATTGATGACAACCGAATTTACGGACTCGATATTTTACGATGCCTTGCAATATTATTTGTAGTAGTCGGACATGGGAATCTTCTTCTTCCTAAATCCATTAGCCAATATATAGAGATAATCGTTTTCGACGGGGTTAGTATTTTCTTTGTTTTAAGTGGCTATTTGATTGGAGGTATTTTTACAAAGAATCTGGAAAAGCAGGGTGCATCTTTCCGCTCATTATTTAATTTTTGGAAAAGGAGGTGGTATAGAACACTACCAAACTATTTTCTTATTTTGATTATCCTTACAGCATTGTCGCTGATATTTGCCGATAATATTACCGTGCGAGGTATTAACCGGTATTTTTTCTTTTCACAGAATCTTTATTATGCTCATCCAAGTTGGTTTTTCCCCGAAGCCTGGAGCTTGAGTGTAGAAGAGTGGTTTTATCTTCTGATACCAATTTTTATTTTTGGACTAGCGATGCTTAAGGTTTTTAATAACAAGGGATCCATTCTATTTACTGCACTATCAATTTTAGTCGTAGTTACCGCATTCAGAATGTACCGGTTTTACAGCATGAGCGAAATTGGTGTAAATGACTGGGACCTTTTATTTAGGAAACAGGTCTTTACAAGGCTGGATTCACTAATGTATGGAGTAATAGGTGCGTACATTGCTTTTTACAGAAAAGAACTTTGGCTGCGATATAAACTGCCATTATTCCTTTTAGGTATTTCAATTCTTCTTTTTAGTCAGTTTTCTACTCCCAGACTCGGTTTTGTAATGTATACCTATGTTTTCAGTTTTTCTGTTAATTCATTGGCAACCCTGTTCCTGTTGCCATTATTAAGCGATTTAAGTAAGGGAAAGGGGTTGCTTTTTAAAATTGTAACATACATTTCGTTAACGTCGTATTCTATGTATCTAATACACCTTTCGCTAATTCAGAATTGGATATTGAAGAATATTGATATGTCTTCTTTAGCAGAATTGGGCACAATTTTGAAGTATTGTATTTACTGGATTCTAACGATTGTTATGTCAATCCTTATTTACAAATACTATGAGGTTCCAATGACGAAATTAAGGGATAAGTTTGCAATAAAACGTCGGTAG
- a CDS encoding AMP-binding protein: protein MKDAEFYPIFNIGHQCSRAHCNAGLGAGNAFTFIDHNFQKQRFTFNQLEANSNRFANALSDLGFGEKDIVVSFLPKCPETFFSFIGILKINAIAGSLFSNFGEQALIDRLGDSGAKAVITKKSLYKKIVRIREKLPSLKYIFITDIDKHIDETVLSYRQLVNNASDVFVVPETAPDCPSVLHYTSGSTGKPKGVQHLHRALNTIRESAKEILQLTSDDIYWCTADQGWVTGTSYGIIGPWSLGVSQIHFGGTYDAAAWMQLLQDESVTVWYTAPTALRMLMIEDEELFKKYDLSKLKHIFSVGEPLNPEINLWAQKVLGKEIYDTWFQTETGSIMIANRPGQTIIPGSMGKPWGDINAAICDDEGNELPVRKAGNLCLRLGWDSMFAMYLNNKEVYENKFRNGFYYSGDLAYKDEKGYFYFMSRNDDIINTAGHLISPFEIESALLAMDEVAESAVIGVPDELLWEKIIAFVNIKKQFIWNEDIELKIRIYLSNKLSTIATPKEIIPIDVIPKNRSGKILRRVLKAKYLGEDAGDVSTMDDQNSI, encoded by the coding sequence ATGAAGGACGCAGAATTCTATCCAATCTTCAACATTGGTCACCAATGTTCCCGCGCCCATTGCAATGCAGGACTTGGCGCCGGGAATGCCTTCACCTTTATTGACCATAATTTTCAAAAACAACGATTTACATTCAACCAGCTGGAGGCAAACAGCAACCGCTTTGCAAATGCATTGTCTGACTTGGGCTTTGGCGAAAAAGATATCGTGGTTTCATTCTTACCCAAGTGCCCCGAAACATTTTTTTCCTTTATCGGGATTTTAAAAATAAATGCAATCGCCGGGTCATTGTTTTCAAATTTTGGCGAACAGGCACTCATCGACCGCCTTGGTGATTCCGGAGCGAAGGCTGTAATTACCAAAAAGAGCCTTTATAAAAAGATTGTCCGCATTCGCGAAAAGCTTCCTTCATTAAAATATATTTTTATCACCGACATTGATAAACACATTGATGAAACGGTTTTAAGCTATCGGCAATTAGTCAACAATGCTTCCGATGTTTTTGTTGTTCCTGAAACAGCTCCCGATTGCCCGTCGGTACTGCATTATACATCCGGCTCAACCGGTAAGCCGAAAGGAGTGCAACACCTCCACCGTGCTCTGAATACAATTCGTGAATCAGCCAAAGAAATACTGCAGCTTACTTCCGATGACATTTATTGGTGTACTGCCGATCAGGGCTGGGTTACCGGAACATCATACGGTATTATTGGTCCGTGGAGCCTTGGCGTGAGTCAGATTCATTTTGGCGGAACATACGATGCTGCGGCATGGATGCAGCTCCTGCAGGATGAATCGGTGACAGTGTGGTACACCGCACCCACCGCGCTCCGTATGCTGATGATAGAAGACGAAGAATTATTTAAAAAGTATGACCTGTCAAAACTGAAACATATTTTCAGCGTGGGCGAACCACTCAATCCCGAAATTAATCTTTGGGCACAAAAAGTATTGGGAAAAGAAATTTATGATACCTGGTTTCAGACGGAAACCGGCAGTATTATGATTGCCAACCGCCCCGGGCAAACAATTATTCCCGGATCTATGGGAAAGCCATGGGGCGATATCAATGCCGCTATTTGCGATGATGAGGGCAATGAACTTCCTGTAAGAAAAGCCGGCAATCTCTGCCTCAGGCTCGGTTGGGATTCCATGTTTGCCATGTATCTCAACAATAAAGAGGTTTATGAAAATAAATTCAGAAATGGATTTTATTACTCAGGCGATTTGGCGTATAAAGACGAAAAGGGATATTTCTATTTTATGAGTCGCAATGATGATATCATCAATACTGCCGGGCACCTCATCAGCCCTTTCGAAATTGAAAGTGCGCTGCTCGCAATGGATGAGGTGGCCGAGTCGGCAGTGATTGGTGTCCCGGATGAATTACTCTGGGAGAAAATTATTGCCTTTGTGAACATCAAAAAACAGTTTATCTGGAATGAGGATATTGAATTGAAAATTAGAATATATTTGTCGAATAAGCTCTCCACCATTGCCACACCAAAAGAAATAATCCCGATTGACGTTATTCCTAAAAACAGAAGCGGGAAAATATTACGACGGGTGCTCAAAGCAAAATATCTGGGCGAGGATGCCGGCGATGTATCAACAATGGATGATCAAAACAGTATATAA
- a CDS encoding acyl carrier protein yields the protein MTTLEELNAIFCNVFDDEDIVISRETTANDIDGWDSLSHMNLVVSIEKHYKVKFSTAEIMSWKNVGQMFEAVNSKL from the coding sequence ATGACCACACTCGAAGAACTGAACGCCATTTTTTGCAATGTTTTTGACGACGAAGACATTGTAATATCACGCGAAACTACTGCGAATGATATAGATGGATGGGATTCTCTTTCACACATGAATCTGGTGGTTTCAATAGAAAAGCATTATAAGGTGAAATTCAGTACTGCCGAAATAATGAGCTGGAAAAATGTCGGTCAGATGTTTGAAGCTGTCAATAGTAAATTGTAA